Proteins encoded within one genomic window of Streptomyces sp. NBC_01314:
- a CDS encoding RNA-guided endonuclease InsQ/TnpB family protein, with protein MKLVVQVKLLPTPEQAAALDATLHACNESATWVSEVAFERDEFKNFTLRRHTYDTVKSRWGLGAQAAQHVIKKTCDAYTALKANLKAGNLGRPGSKRYRRATEKPISFRSQGAQPYDDRMLSWQIPDRTVSIWTTGGRVKGMPFTASPEQLATLALYRKGESDLLERDGMWFLSATCEVPEAPLNTEPVDFLGIDLGIVNIATTSDGEILAGRELNRIRTRERGLRAKLQKKNTPSAKRRLKKRRRKEARRAKDINHKIAKHVVAEAERTGRGIALEDLTGIRERVRLRKPQRATHASWSFHQLGQFIAYKARKAGVPVVHVDPAYTSRTCAECGHIDKANRVSQAWFACRNCGFVDHADRNGSRNIRARAWELWRRGAQSTAPVPPRTPRSGTGRKRSITASDARCASPAL; from the coding sequence GGCCTTCGAGCGCGATGAGTTCAAGAACTTCACCCTGCGCCGACACACCTATGACACCGTCAAGTCCCGCTGGGGCCTGGGCGCGCAGGCCGCCCAGCACGTCATCAAGAAGACGTGCGACGCGTACACCGCACTGAAGGCGAACCTGAAGGCCGGAAACCTGGGGCGTCCCGGCTCCAAGCGCTACCGTCGGGCGACCGAGAAGCCGATCTCCTTCCGCTCCCAGGGCGCGCAGCCCTACGACGACCGCATGCTGTCCTGGCAGATCCCGGACCGCACGGTGTCGATCTGGACCACCGGCGGGCGGGTCAAGGGCATGCCGTTCACCGCCTCCCCGGAGCAGCTGGCCACCCTGGCCCTGTACCGCAAGGGCGAGTCCGACCTGCTGGAGCGGGACGGCATGTGGTTCCTGAGCGCCACCTGCGAAGTCCCCGAAGCGCCACTGAACACGGAGCCGGTGGACTTCCTCGGGATCGACCTGGGCATCGTGAACATCGCTACCACCTCGGACGGCGAGATCCTGGCCGGACGTGAACTCAACCGGATCCGTACACGCGAGCGCGGCCTGCGCGCCAAGCTGCAGAAGAAGAACACTCCGTCCGCCAAGCGCCGGTTGAAGAAGCGACGGCGCAAGGAGGCGCGGCGGGCCAAGGACATCAACCATAAGATCGCGAAGCATGTGGTGGCCGAGGCGGAACGCACCGGTCGCGGGATCGCCCTGGAAGACCTCACGGGCATCCGCGAGCGGGTACGGCTTCGCAAGCCCCAACGGGCCACCCACGCCAGCTGGTCCTTCCACCAGCTGGGGCAGTTCATCGCGTACAAGGCCCGCAAAGCGGGGGTGCCGGTAGTGCACGTCGATCCGGCGTACACCTCCCGTACCTGCGCCGAATGCGGCCACATCGACAAAGCGAACCGGGTCTCCCAGGCCTGGTTCGCATGCCGGAACTGCGGATTCGTTGATCACGCAGACCGCAACGGCTCCCGCAACATCCGCGCGCGAGCGTGGGAGTTGTGGCGACGCGGGGCCCAGTCAACGGCCCCTGTCCCACCCCGAACACCTCGGAGCGGGACTGGACGCAAACGCAGCATCACCGCCAGTGATGCCCGTTGTGCAAGCCCGGCGCTTTAG
- a CDS encoding DUF3500 domain-containing protein produces the protein MNRALLAGGVAAVATMTGCSSGSSGTASSSSSSAAPNGMPSGGPGAGGGGMGPGASAVKYADFVGVTTDGKVVDDLYSIHSTDVSTDKVVQRAQAFLDGLTSAEKKASVFDVEDDEWLACSNVDGYEREGARMGDLTEKQRELGYALPGAALSADGLTQSRNIMKLNALLGEYSGGGRDTLTEGAYFFTFMGTPSTSEPWGFQYEGHHLAINYFVLGDQVVMTPTFMGSEPTSATYNGEKITTFREETKAGLTVLRALTDAQREKVISSESKAGDNVKYPALKRRACTTGITGGDAAFASSPAPRCSGWDRGR, from the coding sequence TCGCGGCCGTGGCGACGATGACCGGCTGTTCGTCGGGCTCGTCCGGTACGGCGAGTTCGTCCTCGTCCTCCGCCGCCCCGAACGGCATGCCCTCCGGAGGCCCGGGTGCCGGCGGGGGCGGCATGGGACCGGGCGCCAGCGCGGTGAAGTACGCGGACTTCGTCGGCGTGACGACCGACGGCAAGGTCGTCGACGACCTGTACTCGATCCACTCCACCGACGTGTCCACCGACAAGGTCGTCCAGAGGGCGCAGGCCTTCCTCGACGGGCTGACCAGCGCGGAGAAGAAGGCCTCCGTCTTCGACGTGGAGGACGACGAGTGGCTGGCCTGTAGCAACGTCGACGGCTACGAGCGCGAGGGCGCACGCATGGGCGACCTGACCGAGAAGCAGCGCGAGCTCGGCTACGCGCTCCCCGGCGCCGCGCTCTCCGCCGACGGGCTCACCCAGTCCCGCAACATCATGAAGCTAAACGCGTTACTCGGTGAGTACAGCGGCGGCGGCAGGGACACCCTCACCGAGGGCGCCTACTTCTTCACCTTCATGGGCACGCCGTCCACCAGCGAGCCCTGGGGCTTCCAGTACGAGGGCCATCACCTGGCCATCAACTACTTCGTCCTCGGCGACCAGGTCGTCATGACCCCGACCTTCATGGGCTCCGAGCCGACCTCCGCCACCTATAACGGCGAGAAGATCACCACGTTCAGGGAGGAGACCAAGGCCGGTCTGACCGTCCTGCGCGCCCTGACCGACGCCCAGCGCGAGAAGGTGATCTCGTCCGAGTCGAAGGCCGGTGACAACGTCAAGTACCCAGCGCTAAAGCGCCGGGCTTGCACAACGGGCATCACTGGCGGTGATGCTGCGTTTGCGTCCAGTCCCGCTCCGAGGTGTTCGGGGTGGGACAGGGGCCGTTGA